The following DNA comes from Bos indicus isolate NIAB-ARS_2022 breed Sahiwal x Tharparkar chromosome 3, NIAB-ARS_B.indTharparkar_mat_pri_1.0, whole genome shotgun sequence.
TGCTTTCAGCTACCACAACTACATCAATGTAAATAAGCTCTGCAATCGCTACCAATGACTTGGATGCAGCAGTTTCTCATCCTTGTTTATAATAATAGAACAAGTAGCTGTGACAATAGAAAAAGAGCATAATCATGAACAAGACAAAGGACAGTGCAAAGCTGAACTTCCTAGAGTTTTTTTCAGAGTCTAGAGAGATCTCGATCTATCTCTTAACCCCACCAGCCCTCTTCTGATAGCCAAAGAGCCTCCCAATTGCATCTTTCATATCCTTATTTCTCAGGCTATAGATAATGGGGTTGAAGAAGGGAGCGAGGATAACAAAAGTGACAGCAATTGCTGTGTCCCAAAACACAGAGTAGGTGGCTGAGAATCGCAAGTACATGACAGCCACACTGCCAAAAAACAGCAAGAACACAGCAAGGTGGGCAGCACAGGTAGAGAAAGCTTTGTGGCAGCCTTCAGCCGAGGGCATTTGCAGAATCACCACAATGATCCGGAGGTAGGATAGGGCGATGACCAGGAAGGAGGCCAGGATCTCCACTGCATGGATGGCATCCATAATGACCACCAGGGATGTATCTGTGCAGGCCAAGCTCAGCACAGGGGTGAAGTCACAGAAGATCTGCTGGATCTGATTGGAGCCACAGAAAGGCAGGGCGCCAATCCATGCAATTTCAGGGAGCACCAGGAGGAAGCCACAGAGGCAGGATCCAGCTGTCAGATGGACACAGAGTTTGGGAGTCATAATGTTTGGGTAATGGAGGGGGTTGCAGATAGCTATGTACCTGTCGATTCCCATTGCTGTCAGGACACAGCCTTCTGTGATGCCAAGTGAGTGGAAGAAGTACATCTGCAGAAAGCAACCAGCAAGAGAGATGGTCTTTTGCTCACTGACTAGGCAGGAGAGAATCTTGGGGATGGTGGTTGTGGTATACCAGATCTCCAGGAAAGAGAGGACACGGATGAAGAAATACATGGGAGTGTGCAAGGCCGCATCCAGCTGGGTAATAATGAATATCATTAGGTTTCCAGTTACGATAAATCCATAGATGAGAAGCAAGAGAATAAAGAATAAGAGGCCACCTTCATGTAAATGCGGGAACATAGAGAAGAGGAACTCAGTCACCCTTGTCTGATTCTCACTGGTCATCacctgtgtcacctgggaagggaagaaaggagaccaGAACTCCTGAAATTGGGATGGTGATTACTTATTGAAAATTGCTTTGCTCTTTTCTGTAATCAGTTACTTAACCTGATGCTGGGGCCCTAAACAGGCCAGTTAGAAATCTCTCCAGTTGCACCTTTATGCAGGAACATCTGAAATGTTTGCTTTTGCACCCCTAAATGAATCTTTTTGTAAACATCTTCAAATGATATGAAGAAAACACAAAGCAGCACACAATTTTAATTCTCTTGAATTATTTTCTGGAGGTGcagtcaatttttttaatttctgaggtTTTTGTCCCACTCTGTGTTTAGCTTTAAAACATGTACCTTTCTTTTTGACTATTGTCAATTTCTGTTATTtagaaaagcaattaaaaaatataaaacaccatCAGAAACATTTCACTCATTAAGTCTTCAGTTGGTCACTCATACTTTCTAGCTCTGCTATCTAATCTAGGATTGGCTACCTTTATCACTCTGCCTCTCTTCTGTTGGTTTCATAGCAGCAAGTCTATTTTCCATTTAGAACATAGGAACCCAGACACAAGAAAGCatccctcctctcctctgctttctctgtaactccctctccttctcttctctcagtGGTTGATATTGATAGGTGCTCAGATAAAGAGTCTCTTCAGAATCACAGTATATCTGAAAAGTGGCCATCGAATTTTGGACAAACATGTAATTTCAACCTTGCGCATCCCATTCCTCCTAGAAAGACCACATCTAAGAACCAAAGGGAGGAGGAGATCATcctgacataaaaaaaaaaaaaaaaatagcttctcGAATAACTTTGGCAATCTTGGGAAGAAAATGTCACAAAAGTCAGCTGCAATAGAAATCAGGCCAACATCTAGTTGTTTGGAAGAAAGGGCAACTAAATTTTTTGAAAGGCTAATTAAACTTAAGTATAGCAGTATGCTTACCTATTAACTATTTTAACATCTTTTTGACTGGTCTTACCTACATGAAGTCATTCCACAGATGAATATTTCTATGCATGGTCTTACTGTCCCTTGtcttttcaaaaacattaaaggataaacccaaagatCATAGCCTTACAGGTTccaatcaatttttttctttttcttaccttttatggatttaaatttatttattaattttaaaaagtattgaggTGTAGTTACTTCATGATGTtggtcagtttcaggtgtacagcaatgtgaatcagttatacatatacatagatccattatttttcagattcttttcccaactAGGTCACTGGAGAGTACtatgtagagttccctgtgttatacagcaggtctttattcagttcagctcagttcagttgttcagtcgtgtctgactctttgtgaccccatgaactgcagcacgccaggcctccctgtcaatcaccaactcccagagtttacccaaactcatatccattgagtcgatgatgccatccaaccatctcattctctgttgtccccttcttcacctgctttcaatctttcccaacatcagggtgttttcaaatgagttagctctttgcatcaggtggccaaaatattgcagtttcagcttcaacatcagtcctttcaatgaacacccaggactgatttcctttaggatggactggttggatctccttgcagtccaggggactctcaagagtcttctccagcaccacagctcaaaagcatcaattcttctgcgctcagcttcctttatactcttacatccatatatgactactggaaaaaccaaagccttgactagatggaactttgttgacaaagtaatgtccctgctttttaatatgctgtctaggttggtaataactttccttccaaggagtaagggtcttttaatttcatggctgcaatcaccatctgcagtgattttggagcccccaaaaatacagtcagccactgtttccactgtttctccatccatttgccatgaagtgttgggacccgataccatgatcttagttttctgaatgttgagctctaagccaactttctcactctcctctttcactttcatcaagaggttctttagttcttcttcgctttctgtcataagggtggtatcatctgcatatctgaggttattgatatttctcccgacaaacttgattccagcttgtgcttcctccagcccagcatttctcatgatgtactctgcatataagttaaataagcagggtgacaatatacagccttgatgtactccttttcctttggaatcagtctgttgttccatgtccagttctaactgttgcttcctgatctgcatataggtttctcaagagggaggtcaggtggtctggtattcccatctctttcagaattttccacagtttattgtgatccacacagtcaaagactttgccATAgttaacaaagcagaaatagatgtttttctggaactctcttgctttttcaatggtccagcggatgttggcaatttgatctctggttcctctgccttttctaaaaccagtttgaacatctggaagttcacggttcaagtattgctgaagcctggtttggagaattttgagcattactttactagtgtgtgagatgagtgcaattgtgtggcactttgaacattctttgtcattgcctttctttgggtggaaataaaactgacctttcgagtcctgtggccactgctgagttttccaaatttgctggcatattgagcgtagcactttcacagtatcatcttttaagattttaaatagctcaattggaattcaatcacctccactagctttgcttgtagtgatacttcctaaggcctacttgacttcacattccaggatgtctggctctaggcgagtgatcacaccatcatgattatctgggtcatgaagatcttttttttacagttcttctgtgtatccctgccacctcttcttaatatcttctgcttctgttaggtccatacaatttctgtcctttatcgagcccatctttgcatgaaatattcccttggtatctctatttttctttaagagatctctagtctttcctattttattgttttcctctatttctttgcactgatcactgaggaaggctttcttatctcttcttgctattcttggaactctgcattcaaatggatatattttcccctttctcctttgcttttcacttctcttctttttacaggtatttgtaaagcttcctcagacaaccattttgcttttttgcatttctttttcttgggattagtcttgatccctgtctcctgtacaatgtcacgaacctccttctatagttcatcaggcactctgtctatcaggtctagtcccttaaatctatatctcacttccacagtataatcaatcataaggg
Coding sequences within:
- the OR6K6 gene encoding olfactory receptor 6K6, whose protein sequence is MTSENQTRVTEFLFSMFPHLHEGGLLFFILLLLIYGFIVTGNLMIFIITQLDAALHTPMYFFIRVLSFLEIWYTTTTIPKILSCLVSEQKTISLAGCFLQMYFFHSLGITEGCVLTAMGIDRYIAICNPLHYPNIMTPKLCVHLTAGSCLCGFLLVLPEIAWIGALPFCGSNQIQQIFCDFTPVLSLACTDTSLVVIMDAIHAVEILASFLVIALSYLRIIVVILQMPSAEGCHKAFSTCAAHLAVFLLFFGSVAVMYLRFSATYSVFWDTAIAVTFVILAPFFNPIIYSLRNKDMKDAIGRLFGYQKRAGGVKR